Proteins encoded together in one Bacilli bacterium window:
- a CDS encoding OmpA family protein — MSRKRRKKPVRKKRRAHDDEPANETWLIPYSDLLTLLLAMFIVLFASSKTDVNKFEEMMVAFNSVLSGGSGIFEKSTLVPVGNSLSTKDRSNEDVTQRRLQTSLTRQQMEQFIKETQDLEKLKAQIDKYITENGLTAELKTELNSHQLVLKISDNALFAPASATVKDEAKKLALTIASMLEQYPQYEVVVSGHTDNVPIHTAEFPSNWELSAKRALNFMKILLSDKKLSPERFSAIGYGEYRPVASNDTAEGRAKNRRVEVAIVRAVQADIDLEEFNRSQSGNTP, encoded by the coding sequence ATGAGCAGGAAAAGGAGGAAAAAGCCAGTGAGAAAGAAACGCAGAGCGCATGACGACGAACCTGCCAATGAAACGTGGCTGATTCCGTATTCCGACCTATTGACGCTCTTGCTGGCGATGTTTATTGTGCTTTTTGCTTCAAGCAAAACCGACGTCAACAAATTTGAGGAAATGATGGTCGCGTTTAATTCCGTACTTTCCGGAGGCAGCGGGATTTTCGAAAAATCGACGCTCGTTCCGGTCGGCAACAGCCTGTCCACGAAAGACCGTTCCAACGAAGACGTAACGCAACGCAGGCTGCAGACAAGCCTTACCCGGCAACAAATGGAGCAATTTATCAAAGAAACACAGGACCTTGAGAAATTAAAAGCGCAAATTGACAAGTACATAACCGAAAACGGCTTGACAGCCGAACTGAAAACCGAATTAAACAGCCACCAATTGGTTTTGAAAATCAGCGACAACGCGTTGTTTGCCCCGGCCAGCGCCACCGTGAAAGACGAAGCCAAAAAACTGGCGCTCACGATAGCGTCCATGCTGGAGCAATACCCGCAATATGAAGTTGTCGTTTCCGGCCACACGGACAATGTGCCGATCCACACCGCGGAGTTTCCGTCCAACTGGGAATTAAGCGCAAAACGCGCGCTCAACTTTATGAAAATATTGCTTAGCGACAAAAAATTGTCCCCTGAGCGGTTCAGCGCAATCGGCTATGGCGAATACCGCCCGGTGGCCAGCAACGATACCGCGGAAGGCAGGGCCAAAAACAGGCGCGTGGAAGTCGCGATCGTCCGCGCCGTGCAAGCCGATATCGATCTGGAAGAATTCAACCGGAGCCAATCCGGAAACACTCCGTAA
- the motA gene encoding flagellar motor stator protein MotA, whose translation MEKSTLIGIILGFFAVVVGMYLKGANPLFVLEVPAAWIIIIIGTAASLFMGFPMSEMKKFPKLVKIIFSKPKLPPKKDLIRLFMEWATITRREGLLALESKVEEIDDAFLRNGMRMIIDGNDQDFVRDVLMEEISAMEERHKAGALIFSQAGMYAPTLGVLGAVVGLIAALSHMSDMDVLAHSIAAAFVATLLGIFTGYVLWHPISNKLKRISSKEVEIRMMMIEGLLSIQSGVSTIAINQKLSVFLTPTERYEQEKEEKASEKETQSA comes from the coding sequence GTGGAAAAATCTACGTTGATCGGAATCATACTAGGGTTTTTTGCCGTTGTGGTTGGCATGTACTTGAAAGGCGCCAATCCCTTGTTTGTGCTGGAAGTGCCCGCCGCATGGATTATCATCATTATCGGAACCGCGGCTTCGCTGTTTATGGGTTTCCCAATGTCGGAAATGAAGAAGTTTCCGAAACTGGTGAAAATTATTTTTTCCAAACCGAAATTGCCGCCGAAAAAAGATCTGATCAGACTGTTCATGGAGTGGGCGACGATTACCCGGCGGGAAGGGCTGCTGGCGCTGGAAAGCAAAGTGGAGGAAATTGACGACGCCTTTTTGCGCAACGGCATGCGCATGATCATTGACGGCAATGACCAGGATTTCGTCCGCGATGTGCTGATGGAGGAAATATCCGCAATGGAAGAACGGCATAAAGCGGGAGCGCTTATTTTTTCCCAGGCGGGCATGTATGCGCCTACCCTCGGGGTGCTTGGCGCCGTTGTCGGCTTGATCGCCGCCCTTAGCCATATGTCCGATATGGATGTGTTGGCGCACTCCATTGCCGCCGCGTTCGTTGCCACTTTGCTTGGAATTTTCACCGGCTATGTGCTATGGCATCCGATTTCCAACAAATTAAAGCGAATCTCGAGCAAAGAAGTGGAAATCAGAATGATGATGATCGAGGGGCTTCTTTCCATCCAATCCGGCGTATCCACCATCGCCATCAACCAGAAATTGTCCGTATTCTTAACTCCGACGGAGCGTTATGAGCAGGAAAAGGAGGAAAAAGCCAGTGAGAAAGAAACGCAGAGCGCATGA
- a CDS encoding glycoside hydrolase family 66 protein: MRSRKTSVSPLLVMVFVLVCLFGGTVPGVVNKVRAEGTGSVDKVYTDKARYNPGNNVTITAQLTNRSGSNWSGNAALTISHLDTHIYTTTKAVSVPAGQTVKITFEWTAPPIDFQGYFVKVDCGTFGYGTTAIDVSSDFAKYPRYGYLSVFSRTETSEQSAAKVNQLAQDYHLNALQYYDWMWRHDTLFQRTGGTVNATWQDLFNRTISWQTIQNLISATHNQNMVAMAYAMVYAARENYSNFGISPTWGLYQDASHASQLNVDFGNGSTYLWMFDPANVSWQFYIQQQYIDAVNTAGFDGIHVDQMGERDNVYTFGGSPVDLSTRFSPFLNAAKTTLTNNNPAKNRLTFNIVDGTVNGWAANDVSTNANTDFNYSEIWYKSNSYLQLKNYIDSLRANSGNKAVVLAAYMDYGENIGPRYEAESASRTNVGVNTNHPGYSGTGFVDQFDSVGDAVTFSITAPEQGHYSLVFAYGNNTGNMATRNIYVDGSLVQSIGFYNQPDWNTWAHDAWLQVSLTAGAHTVKVAYDSGNIGAINLDSLTLGTFEDASVRLADAVMAASGATHIELGDDNQMLAHEYYPNRSKSMRSSLINAMKNHYTFITAYENLLFDGDVLNSDSGNQFAQIAGETVSGDGTGNTIWTIDKRTPDYDIIHLINLKGNDDQWRNSAVQPPTLSNLATKIYIGSNESVSRVYVASPDIGGGQTNELSFTTGSDSNGNYVSFTVPLLQYWDMIYMKRTFTAPANNQYEAEAAIRTGVTVNTNHEGYSGTGFVDGFANSGKGVSFVVQAAMDDDYSLRFRYANGGSMATRDVFLDGVYAGTVQFPATANWDTWNDGELTVHMKPGLHTIVIWDNASNTGAINLDRLNVDKTYIWQFDRKITSVPAGYRITVRNGEFGWIHWGVNNWQNVTDTPMYSNGSSDVNHRYETSIGPFTTGTTVNFTYLWDDNGNGIMETGTDRWEGTDFSISVN; encoded by the coding sequence TTGAGAAGCAGGAAAACATCCGTTTCGCCGCTGCTGGTCATGGTGTTTGTGCTCGTCTGCCTTTTCGGGGGCACTGTCCCCGGAGTGGTGAATAAGGTACGCGCGGAAGGGACAGGATCGGTCGACAAAGTGTACACGGACAAAGCGCGCTACAATCCCGGCAACAACGTGACCATCACCGCGCAGTTAACCAACCGTTCCGGGTCGAACTGGAGCGGCAACGCGGCGCTAACGATCTCCCACCTTGATACTCACATCTATACAACCACTAAAGCGGTCAGCGTGCCGGCTGGCCAAACGGTAAAAATCACGTTTGAGTGGACGGCGCCTCCCATCGATTTTCAAGGTTATTTCGTTAAGGTCGACTGCGGCACGTTCGGCTACGGCACCACGGCTATCGACGTTTCCTCCGACTTCGCCAAGTATCCACGCTACGGGTACCTTTCCGTTTTTTCGAGGACCGAAACGTCCGAGCAGAGCGCGGCCAAAGTCAATCAACTGGCGCAGGATTACCATCTTAATGCCCTGCAGTACTATGACTGGATGTGGCGGCACGACACGCTGTTTCAACGCACCGGAGGCACTGTAAATGCCACATGGCAGGATCTGTTCAACAGGACGATCTCCTGGCAGACGATCCAAAACCTCATCTCCGCCACGCATAATCAGAACATGGTTGCCATGGCATACGCGATGGTCTATGCGGCTCGGGAAAATTACAGCAACTTCGGGATCAGTCCGACTTGGGGCTTGTACCAGGACGCTTCCCATGCGAGCCAGCTCAACGTGGATTTTGGCAACGGGTCGACGTACCTTTGGATGTTTGATCCGGCAAACGTAAGCTGGCAGTTCTACATCCAGCAGCAATATATAGACGCCGTCAATACGGCCGGGTTCGACGGGATCCACGTCGATCAAATGGGCGAACGGGACAACGTGTACACGTTTGGCGGCAGTCCAGTCGATTTGTCCACGCGGTTCTCACCATTCCTGAACGCGGCCAAGACGACGTTGACGAACAACAACCCCGCGAAAAACCGGCTTACCTTCAACATCGTGGACGGAACCGTGAACGGCTGGGCTGCGAACGATGTCAGCACGAACGCCAATACGGACTTTAATTACAGCGAAATCTGGTACAAATCGAACAGCTACCTTCAACTCAAAAATTATATCGACAGCCTCCGCGCAAACAGCGGCAACAAGGCGGTCGTACTAGCCGCCTACATGGACTATGGCGAGAACATCGGTCCGCGATACGAGGCGGAAAGCGCATCCCGAACGAACGTCGGCGTCAACACAAACCACCCTGGCTATTCAGGCACCGGCTTCGTCGACCAATTCGATTCCGTGGGCGACGCCGTCACTTTTTCGATCACCGCGCCGGAACAAGGGCATTATTCGCTTGTGTTCGCCTACGGAAACAACACCGGCAACATGGCTACGCGCAATATTTACGTCGACGGCAGCTTGGTTCAATCGATCGGATTTTACAATCAGCCCGACTGGAACACGTGGGCTCACGACGCGTGGCTCCAGGTGAGCCTGACCGCCGGCGCGCATACAGTCAAGGTGGCCTACGACAGCGGCAACATTGGGGCGATCAACCTGGACAGCTTGACGCTCGGCACGTTTGAAGACGCGTCGGTCCGGCTCGCCGACGCTGTGATGGCGGCCAGTGGCGCAACGCACATCGAGCTAGGCGACGACAATCAGATGCTGGCCCACGAATATTATCCGAACCGTAGCAAGAGTATGCGCAGTTCGCTAATCAATGCGATGAAAAATCATTACACTTTCATTACCGCCTATGAGAACCTGTTGTTTGACGGCGATGTACTGAATAGCGACTCCGGCAACCAGTTCGCGCAAATCGCCGGCGAGACGGTGAGCGGGGACGGAACGGGCAATACGATCTGGACGATCGACAAGCGGACGCCCGACTACGACATCATCCATCTGATCAATCTGAAGGGCAACGACGACCAGTGGCGCAACAGCGCAGTCCAGCCACCGACGCTCAGCAATCTCGCCACCAAAATTTACATCGGCTCGAATGAGTCGGTCAGCCGCGTCTACGTAGCTTCTCCAGACATCGGAGGCGGGCAGACGAACGAATTATCTTTTACCACCGGATCGGATAGCAATGGCAACTATGTGTCGTTCACCGTCCCCTTGCTTCAGTACTGGGACATGATTTATATGAAACGGACGTTTACCGCTCCGGCCAACAACCAATATGAAGCGGAAGCGGCCATCAGGACGGGCGTTACGGTGAACACGAATCATGAGGGCTATTCGGGTACCGGCTTCGTGGACGGCTTCGCAAACAGCGGTAAAGGCGTTTCGTTCGTTGTGCAGGCGGCGATGGACGATGATTATTCGCTTCGCTTCCGTTACGCCAACGGCGGATCGATGGCGACGCGTGACGTATTCCTAGACGGCGTTTACGCCGGAACAGTCCAATTTCCGGCGACCGCGAACTGGGATACCTGGAACGACGGAGAGCTGACCGTTCACATGAAACCGGGCCTTCACACGATCGTCATATGGGATAACGCTTCTAACACCGGGGCGATCAATCTGGACAGGTTGAACGTCGACAAGACATACATTTGGCAGTTTGACCGCAAGATTACGTCCGTCCCCGCGGGATACCGCATTACGGTTCGAAACGGTGAATTCGGCTGGATACATTGGGGCGTCAACAATTGGCAGAACGTGACGGACACGCCGATGTACAGTAACGGTTCTTCTGACGTCAATCACCGGTATGAAACTTCCATCGGTCCGTTTACGACGGGCACAACAGTCAATTTCACGTATTTGTGGGACGACAACGGCAACGGCATCATGGAAACGGGCACGGACCGATGGGAAGGCACGGATTTCTCTATCAGCGTAAATTAA
- a CDS encoding sugar ABC transporter permease yields MPKALKQYVQVAPFLLVGLVLTLAFVLYPMVKGMYISFFHYNVIKPDTSTSVGFANYAHVFRDPKNGIALRNSLLMVLVTVPGQWLCGMLLALLINLRTVRVKVFWRLIYYVPVISSWIVVSYLFQFLFADGNEGLVNYFLVDVLHVLREPIGWLQHTWSANLVVWIVSIWKGAGWVMVLYLAALQSIPAALYEAAEIDGAKGIRAFLSITLPLMRPVTAYVIINLINGAVQAFIQVYAITQGGPLDTTQLLNTYLYKQAFQYFDFGYASAISVCLGALIFVLTYAQQRTIGRDRIEY; encoded by the coding sequence ATGCCAAAAGCGCTGAAGCAGTATGTCCAGGTGGCTCCCTTTCTGCTCGTCGGATTGGTGCTGACACTTGCTTTCGTCCTGTATCCGATGGTGAAGGGGATGTACATCAGTTTCTTTCACTATAATGTCATCAAGCCGGACACGAGCACGTCCGTCGGATTCGCCAACTACGCCCACGTGTTCCGGGACCCGAAAAACGGCATCGCGCTGCGCAACTCCCTGCTCATGGTGCTGGTGACCGTACCGGGGCAATGGCTATGCGGCATGTTGCTTGCTCTGCTGATCAACTTGCGGACGGTGCGCGTCAAGGTGTTCTGGCGGCTTATCTACTACGTGCCAGTCATCAGCTCCTGGATCGTCGTGTCGTATTTATTCCAGTTTTTATTTGCCGACGGGAACGAAGGCCTGGTCAACTATTTTCTCGTTGACGTTCTGCATGTGCTGCGGGAGCCGATCGGCTGGCTGCAACATACATGGTCCGCCAATTTGGTCGTGTGGATCGTCAGCATCTGGAAAGGCGCAGGCTGGGTCATGGTGCTTTATCTGGCGGCGCTGCAGTCAATTCCGGCCGCTCTTTACGAGGCCGCGGAAATCGACGGCGCGAAAGGCATAAGGGCGTTCCTGTCCATCACCTTGCCGCTCATGCGTCCCGTCACCGCCTACGTCATCATCAATCTGATCAACGGTGCGGTACAGGCGTTTATCCAGGTATACGCGATTACGCAGGGCGGTCCGCTGGACACCACGCAACTGCTCAACACTTACCTGTACAAACAGGCGTTTCAGTATTTCGATTTTGGCTATGCCTCTGCCATCAGCGTTTGCCTCGGGGCACTGATTTTCGTCCTGACGTATGCGCAACAACGCACGATCGGCAGGGACCGGATCGAATATTAA
- a CDS encoding alpha/beta hydrolase, which yields MTVNRRKFGKPLIGIDEVHEVEYSECSWKSADGTSLFTRLWYPDGVIKSAVCIVHGLGEHSGRFAHVAESFGREGIAVAAFDLRGHGKSDGKRGHTPSFSALLDDIGSALRQFAQLFPDVPLFLYGHSMGGNLVLNYVLRRKPELAGVISSAPWLKLAFEPPKIKVRFGRVVDRLWPSFSQSNGLKSKALSRSADIVDEYEADGLVHDRITARLYFSLRDAGAWAIEHAADIRIPVLIMHGSGDQITSCAASERFAEKAKEFSTLMIWKGFFHELHNDPFGGEVIDYMASWMKMTAGQTQVSKIQV from the coding sequence ATGACGGTAAATCGCCGAAAGTTCGGCAAACCCTTGATAGGGATAGACGAGGTGCATGAAGTGGAGTATTCCGAGTGTAGCTGGAAATCAGCTGATGGCACTTCTTTGTTCACACGGCTATGGTACCCTGACGGAGTTATAAAAAGCGCGGTTTGCATCGTCCACGGCTTGGGGGAGCATAGCGGACGCTTTGCCCATGTTGCGGAAAGCTTTGGGCGCGAAGGCATCGCAGTGGCTGCTTTTGATTTGCGCGGACATGGTAAGTCGGACGGCAAACGCGGACACACCCCATCATTTTCCGCCTTGCTGGACGATATCGGCTCCGCGCTGCGGCAATTTGCGCAATTGTTTCCGGATGTCCCGCTTTTTTTATACGGGCACAGCATGGGCGGCAATTTGGTTCTCAATTATGTGCTGCGCCGCAAACCGGAATTGGCCGGGGTTATTTCCAGCGCGCCGTGGCTTAAACTCGCCTTTGAGCCGCCAAAGATCAAGGTGCGATTCGGGCGGGTTGTGGATCGGCTGTGGCCTTCTTTTTCACAGTCCAACGGCCTTAAATCGAAAGCACTTTCCCGCAGCGCGGACATTGTCGACGAATATGAAGCGGACGGACTTGTGCATGACCGGATTACCGCACGCTTGTATTTTTCCTTGCGGGATGCCGGCGCATGGGCAATTGAACATGCCGCGGACATCCGCATTCCCGTTTTGATTATGCACGGCAGCGGCGATCAAATTACATCCTGCGCGGCCAGCGAACGGTTTGCCGAAAAAGCGAAGGAATTCAGCACTTTGATGATTTGGAAAGGCTTCTTTCACGAGTTGCACAACGATCCGTTCGGCGGCGAGGTTATCGATTATATGGCCAGCTGGATGAAAATGACGGCGGGCCAAACCCAAGTAAGCAAAATACAAGTTTAA
- a CDS encoding glycoside hydrolase family 15 protein produces the protein MKKRKWWKRGGCATFAMLLILSSTRLAAPAYAGSSTLPTTQSVTSLYMSNWSDQMNVWMASKLAQTDTGTYGPRIAEMRISKDFNTNQIKDYSGFFRDETHTVKYDQIHNFNSQAYYDDGGVLRTQYLDYSGSNMPVTVTKDYAMVPNRGITVATYTFTNNSTSPINYNLLEQIHVNNKTLGSTNKLISGYYDSVRNTLFVDMSNSGQYYVALTALQPMTGYQVANDAVSDTSQNNCAAWYTFDQNGTVKNNASETAPDISIAFQKSFTIPANDSVTLSFVATVRDTLAHAQSAVDTARGQTASYWFAQTQNAYANWLASGKSVSFADDGINKAYKRALITIKNAIQPVSGAIPATTNPFAYGYKVWIRDSAVTAMILDQAGFHSEAEKYFYWLKDRQSTDGSFKTTFNLWDSSYVPFVEPENDAVGIYLIAAYLHYKLTGSSTFLNDFWTSYKKAADFIYNYIGTDPYGFGPADASIWEEQVEYNIFTQSLYATGLDAAQYMARAKGLPALADNYNGVASQIRTSINRNDTWNPKGNWNAASGYFNRAVTTSGGANALIDASSMAAVVYGTIDAASSRAASQAAVIISHLQHDGYGIARYSGDIFYYTSPYSPAGNEALSDEPSWPQMTAYLALYSIYRGDLTNALNELTWMVSRTGVGYMMPGEAVSRVTLKPLPSTMVEPVTAAWFVLTALAYEGQADIRVISPQANVGAYKTISVTTNVASDLPQYSDVPYYVSNKASVSGSGDTDILQVHVSNDANNLYIRIKNKSGSLPAFNETPRFGMLVYAEDFKHGAAASSDTAMYGSTLDHAAQYMVGRWSDSNNYAMFKFVGGAWTFDHFITGVIAPQWDPASGNIEMVIPLSELSSTGFVTDGDYSNLNVVLVRQNPATLAWSEDDMQALHVRKMASGEMWFYGNVQ, from the coding sequence TTGAAAAAACGGAAATGGTGGAAACGCGGAGGATGTGCGACCTTCGCGATGCTGCTGATTTTGTCGTCCACTCGGCTGGCCGCCCCGGCCTATGCGGGATCGTCGACTTTGCCGACGACCCAGTCGGTCACCAGCCTGTATATGTCTAACTGGTCAGATCAGATGAACGTCTGGATGGCCAGCAAGCTGGCGCAAACGGACACCGGTACGTACGGGCCGAGAATCGCGGAGATGCGAATCAGCAAAGATTTCAACACGAACCAGATCAAGGACTATTCCGGCTTTTTCCGCGACGAGACGCATACAGTCAAATACGACCAGATCCACAACTTCAACTCGCAAGCGTATTATGACGACGGAGGCGTTTTGCGCACCCAGTATCTGGATTACAGCGGCTCGAACATGCCGGTGACCGTGACCAAAGATTACGCCATGGTGCCAAATCGGGGGATTACTGTAGCCACCTACACTTTCACGAATAACAGTACAAGCCCGATCAACTACAATCTGCTGGAACAAATCCACGTCAACAATAAGACTCTCGGCAGCACGAACAAACTCATCAGCGGTTATTATGATAGCGTGCGTAACACGCTGTTCGTCGACATGAGCAACTCTGGACAATATTACGTGGCGCTTACTGCGCTGCAGCCTATGACCGGCTATCAGGTGGCTAACGATGCGGTGTCCGATACGAGCCAAAACAACTGTGCTGCTTGGTACACCTTCGACCAAAACGGCACGGTGAAAAACAACGCCAGCGAAACCGCCCCAGACATCAGCATCGCTTTCCAAAAATCGTTTACGATTCCGGCTAACGACTCGGTGACGCTGTCCTTTGTCGCGACGGTTCGCGATACGCTCGCCCACGCGCAGAGCGCTGTCGACACGGCGCGAGGGCAAACGGCGTCATACTGGTTCGCGCAAACCCAGAACGCATACGCCAACTGGCTTGCCAGCGGAAAGTCCGTCAGTTTCGCCGACGACGGCATCAACAAGGCGTACAAACGGGCGCTTATCACGATCAAAAATGCGATCCAACCGGTATCGGGCGCCATCCCTGCGACAACGAACCCGTTCGCTTATGGTTACAAAGTGTGGATCCGGGACAGCGCCGTCACGGCGATGATTCTTGATCAGGCCGGGTTCCACAGCGAAGCAGAAAAATATTTTTATTGGCTGAAAGACAGGCAATCAACCGACGGCAGCTTCAAAACGACGTTCAACTTGTGGGACAGCAGCTATGTGCCGTTCGTCGAGCCGGAAAACGATGCGGTCGGCATTTATTTGATCGCCGCGTATCTCCATTACAAGCTGACAGGAAGTTCGACGTTCCTGAACGACTTCTGGACGAGCTACAAAAAGGCAGCCGATTTCATCTATAACTACATCGGCACGGATCCCTACGGCTTCGGCCCTGCCGACGCCAGCATCTGGGAGGAGCAGGTTGAGTACAACATCTTCACGCAATCCTTGTACGCAACCGGGCTGGATGCCGCGCAATACATGGCGCGCGCCAAAGGCTTGCCCGCGTTGGCGGACAACTACAACGGCGTCGCCAGCCAAATTCGTACCAGCATCAACCGCAACGACACCTGGAACCCGAAAGGGAACTGGAACGCGGCAAGCGGCTACTTCAATCGGGCCGTAACGACAAGCGGCGGGGCGAACGCGCTCATCGACGCTTCGTCTATGGCGGCTGTCGTGTACGGTACCATCGATGCCGCTTCTTCCCGGGCCGCCAGCCAGGCTGCCGTCATTATCAGCCATCTGCAGCACGACGGCTACGGCATTGCGCGTTATTCCGGCGATATATTCTATTACACATCGCCTTATAGCCCGGCCGGCAACGAAGCGCTGAGCGACGAACCTTCGTGGCCGCAGATGACTGCATACTTGGCGCTGTATTCCATTTACAGAGGGGACTTAACGAATGCATTGAACGAATTGACGTGGATGGTATCGCGAACGGGAGTCGGCTATATGATGCCGGGTGAGGCAGTTTCCCGCGTGACGCTCAAGCCGCTGCCCAGCACGATGGTAGAACCGGTGACGGCCGCGTGGTTCGTTTTGACTGCGCTTGCCTATGAGGGACAAGCGGACATTCGTGTCATTTCTCCTCAGGCCAATGTTGGCGCATACAAGACGATTTCCGTCACGACGAACGTTGCTTCGGATCTGCCGCAATATAGTGACGTTCCGTATTACGTCAGCAATAAAGCGAGCGTGTCCGGCTCGGGCGACACGGACATCCTGCAGGTGCATGTCAGCAACGATGCGAACAACCTGTATATCCGAATCAAAAATAAAAGCGGCAGCTTACCCGCATTCAACGAGACTCCCAGATTCGGCATGCTCGTGTACGCTGAAGATTTTAAACATGGGGCGGCAGCTTCTTCCGACACCGCAATGTACGGGTCGACGCTTGACCATGCGGCGCAATATATGGTCGGCCGATGGAGCGACAGCAACAACTATGCGATGTTCAAGTTTGTCGGCGGCGCATGGACGTTCGATCATTTTATCACCGGTGTCATCGCGCCACAGTGGGATCCCGCCTCGGGAAACATCGAGATGGTCATTCCGCTATCTGAGTTGTCCAGCACCGGTTTCGTCACCGACGGCGACTATAGCAACCTGAATGTGGTGCTCGTGCGGCAAAACCCGGCGACGCTGGCTTGGTCGGAGGATGACATGCAGGCGCTGCATGTTCGCAAAATGGCAAGCGGAGAAATGTGGTTCTACGGCAACGTGCAATAA
- a CDS encoding extracellular solute-binding protein produces the protein MKLAYATAKGFVAIVLAAMLLSACGSNSDQGAASGGASPSAAPSASPSDSASAEPVTVEFWHAYGEGEEKVLLEQVIPKFEASNPGIKIHATRMPTENLDQQVLTAVAGGTPPDIMRMDNTWVPNMAKQGALQEIDGFPNAQDILNQSFKGTADTNLYNGHYYGVPLDTNTRVAIYNQELLQKAGGSEPPKTMDDLANLARSIKSKGKYYGITIGGTNVWDFSAFFWTLGGQYTDPTYTKATGYLNSDASVKALETIYGWYKEGLLAPPILGGQPGTWEGLRGDQGKPASYMMITDGPWFFSLIGDQDTKGKMLPALIPAGPDGQSHSVVGGEDLVIFNGAKHAQEAWKFAQFMTSTEIQLLMVKQTGQIPTNTEAAQSPELKDIWYLQPYIDQLKTAYTRTPSPNANKINDAIAAAFESVFRNKATPKDALDKAAQQVDSFLNEK, from the coding sequence GTGAAACTTGCATATGCGACAGCAAAAGGGTTCGTGGCAATTGTACTGGCCGCCATGTTATTGTCGGCATGCGGATCAAATTCGGATCAGGGAGCGGCTTCGGGCGGCGCGTCCCCGAGCGCGGCGCCGTCAGCGAGCCCGAGCGATTCGGCATCAGCCGAGCCGGTCACGGTCGAATTTTGGCACGCTTACGGCGAAGGGGAAGAGAAGGTACTGCTCGAGCAGGTCATTCCGAAGTTTGAGGCGTCGAACCCGGGCATCAAAATCCATGCGACGCGCATGCCGACCGAAAATCTGGATCAGCAAGTGCTCACGGCTGTAGCGGGCGGGACACCGCCCGACATCATGCGGATGGACAACACCTGGGTGCCCAATATGGCGAAGCAGGGGGCGCTGCAGGAAATAGACGGGTTCCCGAACGCGCAGGACATTTTGAACCAATCTTTTAAAGGTACCGCCGATACGAACCTGTACAACGGCCATTACTACGGGGTGCCGCTGGATACGAACACGCGCGTGGCGATTTACAATCAGGAACTGCTGCAAAAGGCCGGAGGTTCGGAGCCTCCGAAAACGATGGACGATCTGGCCAATCTCGCCCGTAGCATCAAATCGAAAGGCAAATATTACGGCATCACGATCGGCGGCACGAACGTTTGGGATTTCTCAGCCTTTTTCTGGACACTCGGCGGTCAATATACCGATCCAACGTACACGAAAGCGACCGGCTATCTGAACTCAGACGCCAGCGTCAAAGCGCTGGAGACGATTTACGGATGGTATAAGGAAGGACTACTCGCACCTCCGATCCTGGGCGGACAGCCGGGAACATGGGAAGGCTTGCGCGGCGACCAGGGTAAGCCGGCATCTTACATGATGATTACGGACGGTCCGTGGTTCTTCTCGCTGATCGGCGACCAGGACACCAAAGGCAAAATGCTTCCCGCCCTGATCCCGGCGGGGCCCGACGGGCAAAGCCACTCCGTCGTCGGCGGCGAAGACCTGGTCATCTTCAACGGAGCGAAACATGCGCAGGAAGCCTGGAAGTTTGCGCAGTTCATGACCTCGACGGAAATCCAGTTGCTGATGGTCAAACAAACCGGCCAAATTCCGACGAACACCGAGGCGGCGCAGTCGCCGGAACTCAAGGACATTTGGTATTTGCAGCCGTACATCGATCAGCTCAAGACCGCATATACGCGAACGCCCAGTCCAAACGCGAACAAAATCAACGATGCAATCGCCGCCGCCTTCGAGTCGGTATTCCGCAACAAAGCGACACCGAAGGACGCGCTGGACAAAGCGGCCCAGCAGGTGGACAGCTTCCTGAACGAAAAATAA